From Jiangella mangrovi:
CGGAGGTGTTCGGGGCGGGAAAGGAGAACGACTACGTGCTCCTGGTCGGCTCCGCCTTGGTATTGCGCGGCAAGAAGTACCGCGACCTCTACAAGGAGGGCCCGAGCCGGAAGTGGTCCACCGTCGACCAGGCCGCGGTCAAGGCGTTCCAGGAGGA
This genomic window contains:
- a CDS encoding peptidoglycan-binding protein, coding for MPEAVVVEVVPYPGAEVFGAGKENDYVLLVGSALVLRGKKYRDLYKEGPSRKWSTVDQAAVKAFQEDQGWKGTDADGIPGKQTWERLGLG